The DNA segment GAAAGCACCGAGCGGTACGCGTCGCTCGTCGGTCGGGCGGTCGTAACGTCTCGCACGTCGTCGATCACCTGCGACTCGCCCGTACGGTACGTCCGACCGGCGATACCCTCCTCGACGCCGAGCGGCGTCACGTTCGCCTGGAGAGTGCGGGCGCGGGCCGCCGCCGGGACGAATCGGTTCTCATCGGGAACCAGGACGCCACAGTCGGCGTACCCCAGTTTCTCGGCCACCCAGTCGACGGCGAGTTCGTAGACGTCGGCACTCGCTTCGGCCGTTTCGAGGTCGGCCACGAGATCGTAGAGTTGCGCACGAGCCTCGTCCGTACTCGCCATCGGGATGGTCGACCAATGGCCCGGTGGGTATTCACCTTTATGGCAATACACGTCCGCCGGGATCGAGAAGCGACAACGGAACCGACGCTCACGCGGCCGGATAGAACGGTTCGAGGTCGTCGGTGAAGTAACACTCCCCCTCGTAGACGACGACGGCTGGCGTCGCGGCCGACACCAGCGTTCGCAGGTCGCTCGCGTCGATGACCTGATCGCCCGGGTTTCCGACGAGATTCGCACCGGACTCGGGGAAGTCGGGTGACCACAACACGCCAAAGTCCGGGTACTGGATGTCGCCCGAAAACAAGAAGTTCCCGTCACCCAGCGACGTGAGGCGGTATACGAGGACGTACATTTCAGACGGGTTTCCGACCTGGCAGAGGCCGTCACCGACCGTGAGGAGTCCATCCGACGCGCCGAGGTACAGACGAGCGAGCTGAACCACGTGGTCGACGGCCATTCCCTCACCCAGCAATTCGAGCAGCGTTCGTCGGGTCTCGGGTTCGAGACGCTCCTGGCCACGCTGGGCCACCACCGCCACCGCCCCCTGGTCGACGAGCGCCGCGGCCGCCAGCAGCGAGGTAGGCGCGTCCAACAAGACCGCCCGGCCGGCACACGCCGTCTCCTCGATCGCCAGCCGCCCGTCCGTACAGACGAACGCCTCGCCGTCGACCTCGCCGACGTAGTGAACGAACTCGCCACCGGCTTCGAGGACCGATCGGAGTTCCGCGACGGTCGCGGCCTCGTAGAATTCGACGTCCGTGGGATAGGCCGGTCGGTGGCGATAGGCCTCGAGGGCGGCCTCGGCGGCGTCCGACCGTCGGTCGTCAGTGACGACGAGTGCAACCCGCTCCGGTATCTGTTCCTTGGCGTATCGGAATCGGTTCTTGTAGGCTGCAGGTCGCGACAGGAACGGACCGGCGGGGGATCCCGGGGCCAGCCAGCCGGTGAACGGACGGGTATAGCCGTCAGCGCCAGCGGTTGGGTCGCCAGGCGTCGGACCGACGCGGTCGGCACCGTCCGCTGCGTCGGACAGGTAGACCCGTGCGAGACGATTGGCGAAAAACGGCAGCGATGGCACGTTGTCGAACGTCGGTTCGACGTACATCGTGTAATGCCACGGCGGCAGGACCGGCTCGAGGCGGTCGTACGCCAGGTCGGGGTCGAGATAGACCGCGATGCGTTCGTCCATGTCCATCCCCTGCAATTCGGTGACGTCGGGGCCGAGTGTCTCGAACGCCTCGAGTTCGGCCAGGTTCGCATCCTGGGTGGCCCACCGGCCGAGATTGTCGAGGAAGACGATCCGTTCAAGCAGATCGGCGGCCTCGTGCTGCAGCGCTGGCAACGGCGACAGTTCTCGTTCGAGGTCGACCGATGGAGCCCGAAGCGTAGCGCCATCTCTGTCCGTTACAGTCACGGTCGCACCGAGGTAGAACGCGAGTGACGCGAGCGGGATCAGTGCGTCGAGGCGGTCCGGGACCCGCAGTTCGATCCCCGTCTGACCGATCGACTCGCGAACCGCCTCCGGAACGTCGGTCTCGTCGCCGAATCGGATCCGTGGCGGGTGGCCGCGACCGAGCGGTGAGGCGAGTTCTGGGTCAGTGGTCCGACGAGCGACGGCGAACGACTCGAGCGCTCGCGCAACGCCGGTAGCGGTCCGCGGGATCGTGACGGTGTGCGTCGGAGCGTCGGTGTACGACCGAAACCCGACCGTAACCGCCGTCGGATGGGGAAACGAGACGTCGACCGAGTGATCGGCTCCCCGCGTGAGCGTCGCGGTGCCGTCGAACTCGATCAGGATCTGAATCGCCGTCTCGAAAATCAGATGATAGAGGCCCGCCTCGAGCTGGATTTCGGTCCGATCGTTGGAGAGTTGCGTTTCGAACGACTTGTGGCCGTCCCGCAGGGTCCAGACCCACGCGTTTACCACCGGAAGCGAGAGTCCGTTCACCCGACCGGAAACCGTCAAGTCGACGGGTTCCGAGAGGCCGTCGCCGTCGGCCTGCCGGTCCCACCCGTTCGTCTCGACGGTGGCGACGTTGCCCACCGCGTCGGTCGCTCGAATGGTCGTATCAACGATGTCGAGGTCGACCATTAGTGGGGATTATAACAGGAAGGGGAAATGCGTGCCGGCCGGCGTTCTGATAGATCGGCGCGAGCCGACGCGATCGGTCGACCGGCCCGATCGAGGACGGAGCTGTCGCGGATCCGAGATCCCGTCAAATCGTTCCGGTGTGGGTCGGGTTCATTCCGGGCGATCACGTCTCTGTAGGCATGCCCGTCACCATCGAACCCGTCGATCCGAGCTACCTCCGGCCGGACGCGACGATTCGCGATTACGACGAACTCGACGAAGCCACCCAGACCGAGTTCGCACGCGCAGTCCGAGACCCGGAGGGCTGTCTCGACGGCGTCGAACCGGTCGAAGAGTACGTCAAATTCGTCGGATACTACCGTGTGACGACGTGTCGACGCGACAATTCGATCGCCGATCGGGAGTGACGGGCCGACGGGTCTGACGCTCAGGCGGCCGGGTAGAACGGCTCGAGGTCGTCGGTGAAGTAACACTCGCCCTCGTAGACGATGACGGCCGGCGACTCGTTCGACACGAGCGTTCGCAGATCGCTCGCGTCGACGACCAGATCGCCCGAGTTACCCGCGATGTTCGCCTTCGCACCCGGAAACCCGGGCGTCCACATCGCACCCACGTCGGGGTACTGGACGTCGCCCGATAGGGAGAACGTTCCGTCTCCGAGCGCTTCGAGGCGGTAGACGAGCGCGTACACATTCGGCGCGTTTCCGACCTGTGAAAGACCGTCGCCGACCGTGACGAGATCGTCCGACGTGCCGAGGTACCGGCGAGCGAACCGAACCGCGTGGTCGACGGCCATCCCGTCACCCAGTAGTTTGAGCACGGTGCGACGGACCTCGGCCCCCAGGCGATCCTCGCCACGTTGGGCAAGCACCGTCACCGACCCCCGGTCGACGAGCGCCGCAGCTGCTGGCAGCGAATTGGGTGCGTCGAGCAGGACCGTCCGGCCGGCACACGCCATCTCCTCGGTCGCCAGTGTCCCGTCGGTGCAGACGAACGCCTCGCCGTCGACCTCGCCGACGTAGTGGACGAATATCCCACCGTCTTCGAGGACCGAGCGAAGTTCCGCGACGGTCGCGGCCTCGTAGACGTCGACGTTCGCGGGGTAGGCCGGTCGACCGCGATAGGCCTCGCGAGCGATTTCGACTGCGTCCGCCCATCGGTCGTCGGTGGCGACGAGTGCGACGCGGTCTGGCGTCTGATCGTTCAGGTATCCGGTCCGATTCTCGTAGGCTGCGGGTCGCGACAGGAACGGGCCGATCGGCGTGCCCTGCGCCAGCCAGCCGGTGAAGGGGCCGCTATCGCCGTTAGCGCCATAGGCCGAGTTGCCGGGCGTCGGCCCGACGCGGCCGGCCTCGTCGACGGCGCTCGGCAGGTAGATCCGAGCGAGGCGGTTGGCAAGAGCCGGCAGCGATGGAACGCGATCGAACGTCGGCTCGACGTACATCGTATAATGCCACTGCGGCAGGACCGTTTCGAGGCGGTCGTACGCGAGATCGGGATCGAGGTACGCCTGCAGCCGCTCGTCCAGGTCAGCTTCGTACAGGTGACCGACATCGAGATCGAGCGTCGCGAATTCGTCGAGTTCGGCCAGATCCGTATCCTGGGTGGAGAATCTGAGGAGATTGTCGAGTGAGACGATCCGTTCCAGCATGGCAGCGACTTCGTGTTGCAGCCCTGGAAACGGCGACAGCGCTCGTTCAAAATCAACCGACTGCGCCCGGAGCGCCACCCCGTCTTCGTCCGTGACAGTCACGGTCGCGCCGAGGTAGAACGCGAGCGACGCGAGCGGTATCAGTGCATCGAGGCGATCCGGAACCCGAAGTTCGATCCCCGTCTCGCCGATCGACTCGCGAACCGCCGCCGGTATGTCGGTCTCGTCGCCGAATCGGATGCGTGGCGGATGGCCGCGCTCGAGCGGTGAAGCGAGGTCCGGCCCGTTCCAGTGGCGAGCAACGGCGAACGACTCGAGCGCTCGCGCGACGCCGGTAGCGGTTCGTGGAACCGTGACAGTGTGTTTGGGTGCGTCGACGAACGACCGAAACGCGATCCTGACGAGCGTCGGTTGGGGGAACGAGACGGTGACGGTCTGGTCGGGCTGGCGCGTGATCCGCGCTCGGCCGTCGAACTCGATCCGGACCTGTATCTCCGAGTCGAACGTGAAGCGATAGGTACCCGGCTCTAGCCGCCGGTCGATCCGATCGTCGGTGAGTTTGGTCTCGAACGTTCGGCGCCCGTCCTCCAGTTTCCAGACCCACGTGTGGACCCAGGGAAACGAGAGAGTATTCACACGGCCGGCCACCGCCGCGCCTCCCGAACCAGAGCCATCGCGGCCGACCGCCGAATCCGGAAGGTCGCCGACGTCGGCCAGCCGGTCCCAGCCACTCGTCTCGATGGCCGCGGTGTTGCCCGCCAGGTCGGTCCCGAGAATTGTCGTATCAACGACCTCGATGTCGACCATTAGTGGCAGTACTAATAGGATCGCAAAATGCGTGCTGGCCGGGGTCTCGATCGATCGACGCTGGCCGACGCGTTCGGTCGACCGAGCCGATCGAGGACGGAACTGTCGCGGAACCGAGATTCCGTCAAATCGTTCCGGTGTCGGCCGGGTTCATCCCGTCCGATCGCGTCGATGTACACATATGCCCGTCACCATCGAAGCCGTCGATCCGAGCCACCTCCGTGCGGACGCGACGATTCGCGATTTCGACGAACTCGACGAAGCCACCCAGATCGAATTCGAACACGCAGTCCGGGACCCGGAGGGCTGTCTCGACGGGGTCGAACCGATCGAGGAGTACGTCAAATTCGTCGAGTACTACCGTATGACGGCGTGTGGGCGAACCGATTCGAACGCCAAGCGGGAGTGACGGACTACCCCCTTCGAACTGGCAGTTTCGAGAGACGGGACGGCCCGGCTGGCCGACGACACCGACGCTCACGCGGCCGGGTAGAACGGCTCGAGATCGTCCGTCCAGTAGCACTCGCCGTCGTAGACGATGACGGCCGGCGACGAGTCCGCAACCAGCGTCCGGAGGTCGCTCGCGTCGACGACGACGTCGCCCGGGTTCCCCACGAGGGTCGCCGTCGCCTCCGGGAAATCCGGCGACCACAGCACGCCCGCGTCCGGGTACTGGGCGTCGCCCGCGAGCGAGAAGGTCCCGTCCCCGCGGGCGGTGAGCCGGTAGGCGAGCACGTACAGGTCAGTGGCGTGCCCGACCCGACACAGTCCGTCGCCGACGACGACGAGTTCGTCCGTCGCACCGAGATACCGGCGAACGAATCGAACCGCGTGATCGATCGCCATACCGCCGCCCAGCAGTTCGAGCAGGAGGCGACGCGCGTCGGCTTCCAGTTCGTCGTCTCCCCGGAGGGCGACCGCTGCCACCGCACCACGGTCGACGAGTTCCGTGGCCGCCGACAGCGAGTCGGGGACGTCGAGCAGGACCGCTCGGCCGCCCCACTTCGAATCCGTCGGCGACACCGTCCCGTCGGCGCAGACGAACGCCGACCCGTCGAGCTCGCCGACGTAGTGGACGAACTCGCGACGGGGTTCGACCGCCGCCCGGAGGTCGTCGACGGTGGCGTTCTCGCAGACGTCGACCTCGGCCGGATACGCCGACCGATCGCGGTAGACGTCGCGGGCGGTCTCGACGACGGCCGATCGCCGGTCGTCGGCCACGACGAGCACGGATCGGTCCGAACCCCGCTCGTCGACGTACGCCGTTCGGTTCTCGTACGCTGCGGGCCGCGACAGGAACGGCCCCGACGGCTCACCCTGGCCCAGCCAGCCGGTAAACTGGCCGCTGCCGCCGTCGGGATCGGGGCGCTCGCCCGGAATCGGTCCGACAGAATCGATCCCGTCAGCGGCGCTCGGCAGGTAGACCCGCGCCAGTCGATGGGCGAACGACGAAAGCGGGGGGACGTGCTCGTAGGTCGGCTCGACGTACATCGTGTAGTGCCACGGCGGCAGGGCCGGCTCCAGACGGTCGTACGCCAGATCCGGGTCGAGATACGTCTCGAGGCGCTCGGCGAGGTCCGACTCGTACAGGCGATCGACGTCGAGGGCGAGCCGCTCGAACGCCTCGAGTTCGGCCAGGTTGGCCTGCTGGGCGGCCAACCGGACGAGGGTATCGAGGGAGACGACGCGCCGGAGCACGTCGGCGGCCTCGTGCTGGAGGGCCGGCGCTGGCCGAAATCGCCGGTCGAT comes from the Halovivax cerinus genome and includes:
- a CDS encoding capsule biosynthesis GfcC family protein, with amino-acid sequence MVDLDIVDTTIRATDAVGNVATVETNGWDRQADGDGLSEPVDLTVSGRVNGLSLPVVNAWVWTLRDGHKSFETQLSNDRTEIQLEAGLYHLIFETAIQILIEFDGTATLTRGADHSVDVSFPHPTAVTVGFRSYTDAPTHTVTIPRTATGVARALESFAVARRTTDPELASPLGRGHPPRIRFGDETDVPEAVRESIGQTGIELRVPDRLDALIPLASLAFYLGATVTVTDRDGATLRAPSVDLERELSPLPALQHEAADLLERIVFLDNLGRWATQDANLAELEAFETLGPDVTELQGMDMDERIAVYLDPDLAYDRLEPVLPPWHYTMYVEPTFDNVPSLPFFANRLARVYLSDAADGADRVGPTPGDPTAGADGYTRPFTGWLAPGSPAGPFLSRPAAYKNRFRYAKEQIPERVALVVTDDRRSDAAEAALEAYRHRPAYPTDVEFYEAATVAELRSVLEAGGEFVHYVGEVDGEAFVCTDGRLAIEETACAGRAVLLDAPTSLLAAAALVDQGAVAVVAQRGQERLEPETRRTLLELLGEGMAVDHVVQLARLYLGASDGLLTVGDGLCQVGNPSEMYVLVYRLTSLGDGNFLFSGDIQYPDFGVLWSPDFPESGANLVGNPGDQVIDASDLRTLVSAATPAVVVYEGECYFTDDLEPFYPAA